One window of the Candidatus Aenigmatarchaeota archaeon genome contains the following:
- the spt4 gene encoding transcription elongation factor subunit Spt4, giving the protein MVKRTYVCRNCRMFTTEKECPNCKSRDLSASWKGLVLINKIEDSEVAKLIEADRPGKYALFVG; this is encoded by the coding sequence ATGGTTAAGAGGACTTATGTTTGCAGGAATTGTAGGATGTTTACAACCGAAAAGGAATGCCCCAATTGCAAAAGCAGGGATCTTTCTGCTAGTTGGAAAGGATTGGTTTTAATCAATAAAATAGAAGATAGTGAGGTTGCAAAATTAATAGAGGCTGATAGGCCAGGAAAATACGCACTATTTGTTGGTTGA
- a CDS encoding DNA-directed RNA polymerase gives MYRLVKIKTKVKVPPKKFGLGLEKSVKESLAESYEGKFDERYGMGLVITKITEIGEGKILPEDPSIHYPVVFEMLAYKPEQHEIVVGDVIDNTEFGAFVRIGPLDGLVHVSQLMNDYVSFDQKNSIFSGKESKRTLKEGDAVRAKIISVAMMPGKENKIGLTMRQPGLGALHWIEDEKKKAKKAVKTESKKK, from the coding sequence ATGTATAGACTGGTAAAAATAAAGACAAAAGTAAAAGTCCCCCCAAAAAAGTTTGGTTTAGGTCTTGAAAAATCAGTCAAGGAGAGTTTGGCAGAATCTTATGAGGGGAAATTTGATGAAAGATATGGCATGGGTTTAGTTATAACAAAAATAACCGAAATTGGGGAAGGTAAAATTTTACCAGAGGATCCTTCCATACATTATCCTGTGGTATTTGAGATGTTGGCCTATAAACCTGAGCAACACGAGATAGTTGTGGGAGATGTGATAGATAATACTGAGTTTGGTGCATTTGTTAGAATAGGACCCCTAGATGGATTGGTTCATGTCTCTCAGTTAATGAATGATTATGTGAGTTTTGACCAGAAAAATTCCATATTCTCTGGCAAGGAAAGTAAAAGGACATTAAAAGAAGGTGATGCAGTAAGGGCTAAAATAATTTCAGTAGCGATGATGCCTGGAAAAGAAAATAAAATAGGATTGACTATGAGGCAGCCAGGATTGGGGGCACTTCATTGGATAGAGGATGAAAAAAAGAAGGCTAAAAAGGCTGTAAAAACCGAGAGCAAGAAGAAGTGA
- the ppa gene encoding inorganic diphosphatase: MNLLKDVEIGDKFPEEVNVVIEIPKGSVNKYEYDNEKGVFRLDRVLHSAVFYPADYGFIPQTWFDDNDPIDVLVLVNYPTFPGCVMKARPVALMKMEDEKGTDDKIVMVPVKDPRFGEIKDLDDIPKHIRDEITEFFETMKNLEKGKWVKVKSWGKASEAKKVIERAAEIYKKKFGG, encoded by the coding sequence ATGAATTTATTAAAGGATGTGGAAATTGGTGATAAATTCCCAGAAGAGGTCAATGTAGTCATAGAAATCCCAAAAGGTTCAGTTAATAAATATGAGTATGACAATGAGAAAGGGGTTTTCAGGCTGGACAGAGTTCTTCATTCAGCTGTATTTTATCCTGCGGACTATGGGTTTATACCACAAACATGGTTTGATGACAATGATCCCATTGATGTTCTTGTGTTGGTTAATTATCCAACTTTTCCTGGTTGTGTGATGAAGGCAAGGCCAGTCGCACTTATGAAGATGGAGGATGAAAAAGGAACAGATGATAAAATAGTTATGGTTCCTGTTAAGGACCCAAGATTCGGTGAAATAAAGGATTTAGATGACATTCCAAAGCATATAAGGGATGAGATAACCGAGTTTTTCGAGACTATGAAGAATCTTGAAAAAGGCAAATGGGTCAAAGTAAAGTCATGGGGTAAGGCCTCTGAGGCAAAAAAGGTTATAGAAAGAGCGGCAGAAATATACAAGAAGAAGTTTGGTGGATAA
- a CDS encoding DNA-binding protein: MKRLILDTNFLMIPHVFGVDIFEEISKLVDERHELVVFSSTIKELENIIKRGGKEGISAKIALELIKRKGVKIIQNRGSTDEDIIEGADNNTIVATNDRDLIKRLKDKNIKVIYLRGKNRLEMM; this comes from the coding sequence ATGAAAAGGTTGATTCTTGATACAAATTTCCTCATGATACCTCATGTTTTTGGGGTTGACATATTTGAAGAAATATCTAAATTGGTTGATGAGAGACATGAATTGGTTGTTTTTTCATCTACGATAAAAGAACTTGAAAATATAATAAAAAGAGGCGGAAAGGAGGGGATATCCGCAAAAATTGCCCTTGAGCTCATCAAAAGGAAAGGAGTTAAAATAATACAGAACAGAGGTTCCACGGATGAGGATATAATTGAGGGGGCTGACAATAACACGATTGTTGCCACAAATGATAGAGATTTAATCAAAAGATTAAAAGATAAAAATATAAAAGTAATCTATTTAAGAGGAAAAAATAGGCTGGAGATGATGTGA
- a CDS encoding translation initiation factor IF-2 subunit gamma, which translates to MDDKTIPEINIGMFGHVDHGKTTLTYAITGKMTDTHSEEIKRGISIRLGYADVTFYKCEKCGTYTTTKKCHKCFEDCIIQRTVSFVDAPGHESLMATVLTGSALIDGAILVVAANEKCPSPQTHEHLYALDVVGVKKIIIVQNKIDLVNQERVKESYEEIKRFVKGTVAENSPIIPVSALRRINIEYVIEAIQEIIKTPKRDLNKDPRMYVARSFDINKPGSEIDKLVGGVIGGSIIQGKLKTGEEIELRPGIKIDEQWRPIRTRIVSMEKGGKKVEEAGAGGLLGVLTELDPFLTKSDGLVGNIVGIPGKLPETRNKITIEVNLLERVVGVKEELKTEKIKMNESLLINVGTNRSVGVVTKIGSKDIEMVLKIPICAEKGERIVLSRQVMGRWRLIGYGILKD; encoded by the coding sequence ATGGATGATAAAACTATTCCTGAAATTAACATAGGCATGTTTGGTCATGTTGATCACGGTAAAACAACCCTTACTTATGCAATAACAGGTAAGATGACTGATACCCATTCAGAAGAAATAAAACGGGGTATCTCCATTAGGTTGGGATATGCCGATGTAACTTTTTATAAATGTGAGAAGTGTGGAACATACACCACGACAAAAAAATGTCATAAGTGTTTCGAGGATTGTATTATACAAAGGACAGTCTCTTTTGTTGATGCACCTGGGCATGAGAGCCTTATGGCGACCGTGCTAACGGGATCTGCTTTGATAGATGGGGCAATACTTGTGGTTGCTGCAAATGAAAAATGTCCTTCCCCCCAAACCCACGAGCACTTATATGCATTAGATGTGGTTGGTGTTAAGAAGATAATAATAGTTCAGAATAAAATAGATCTTGTAAACCAGGAAAGAGTCAAGGAAAGTTATGAAGAGATAAAAAGGTTTGTGAAAGGTACCGTTGCCGAGAATTCACCAATAATACCTGTATCTGCTTTGAGAAGAATTAATATAGAATATGTGATAGAAGCGATTCAAGAGATAATAAAAACCCCAAAAAGGGATTTGAACAAGGATCCTAGGATGTATGTCGCGAGGAGTTTTGATATAAATAAACCTGGGTCGGAAATTGATAAGTTGGTGGGAGGTGTGATTGGAGGTTCAATAATTCAGGGTAAATTAAAAACAGGCGAGGAGATAGAATTGAGGCCTGGGATTAAAATAGATGAGCAATGGAGGCCAATTAGAACTAGAATTGTATCTATGGAGAAAGGTGGAAAAAAGGTTGAAGAGGCGGGTGCTGGGGGGTTACTCGGAGTTTTAACAGAACTAGATCCATTTTTGACAAAATCTGATGGTTTGGTTGGAAATATAGTGGGAATCCCTGGGAAACTTCCAGAAACCAGAAATAAAATAACAATTGAAGTTAATCTTCTAGAAAGGGTGGTGGGGGTCAAAGAGGAATTGAAGACGGAAAAGATAAAAATGAATGAGTCATTGCTTATAAATGTGGGTACTAATAGATCTGTTGGTGTGGTCACAAAAATAGGTTCAAAAGATATTGAAATGGTCCTTAAAATACCTATTTGTGCTGAAAAAGGTGAAAGGATTGTCCTATCAAGACAGGTAATGGGTAGATGGAGACTTATTGGCTACGGAATATTGAAGGATTAG
- a CDS encoding 30S ribosomal protein S6e yields MALFKFVVGDPKTRRSYKLEIDQEKAIGLVGKKIGDKFNGDLIGLPGYELIITGGTDKDGFPMHPSVHGMVRKKIVLSGPPGFHSKKKGMRKRKMVAGNTINRNIVQINCKVIKEGQKKLEEIFAKKEENKGAEEKKE; encoded by the coding sequence ATGGCTCTGTTCAAATTTGTTGTTGGAGACCCAAAAACAAGAAGAAGTTATAAACTTGAGATAGATCAAGAAAAGGCTATAGGTCTTGTTGGGAAAAAAATCGGGGACAAATTCAATGGTGATCTGATAGGCTTGCCAGGATATGAATTAATAATAACAGGCGGTACTGACAAGGATGGATTTCCAATGCACCCGAGCGTCCATGGTATGGTCAGAAAAAAGATAGTTCTTTCCGGGCCTCCCGGTTTTCATAGCAAGAAGAAGGGAATGAGAAAGAGAAAAATGGTTGCTGGTAATACCATTAACAGAAATATAGTTCAAATAAACTGTAAGGTTATAAAAGAGGGGCAAAAGAAACTTGAGGAAATATTTGCTAAAAAAGAGGAAAATAAAGGAGCTGAAGAGAAAAAAGAGTAG